The following proteins are encoded in a genomic region of Lactiplantibacillus plantarum:
- the lepA gene encoding translation elongation factor 4 has protein sequence MDKATMQDRQQHIRNFSIVAHIDHGKSTLADRILELTDTISKREMQDQVLDSMDLERERGITIKLNAVELHYQAKDGETYIFHLIDTPGHVDFTYEVSRSLAACEGAVLVVDAAQGVEAQTLANVYLAIDDDLEIVPVINKIDLPSAEPEKVRKEIEDDIGIDAEDAVLASAKAGIGIEDLLEQIVHKIPAPQGDLDAPLKALVFDSVYDDYRGVVLSVRIHEGIVRPGDRIRLMNSGSEYEVTEVGVNSPKPLARDYLMAGDVGYITASIKDIQDTRVGDTVTNAKNPAEKPLAGYREMNPMVYAGIYPTDNAKFTDLREALEKLKLNDAALEFEAESSQALGFGFRCGFLGLLHMDVIQERLEREFNLELITTAPSVTYHVRMTDGTEKKVENPAEMPEASAIKEIREPYVKAQIMVPNDYVGAVMELAQRKRGEFDTMEYLDSNRVNVVYHIPLSEIIFDFFDKLKSNTRGYASLDYDLDGYRASDLVKIDILLNGDQVDALSFIAHRDFAPARGREIAAKLKTIIPRQNFEIPVQATIGSKVIARTNIKAYRKDVTAHLYGGDRTRRMKLLEKQKAGKKRMKAVGKVEIPQEAFMAVLKTDEDEKPN, from the coding sequence ATGGATAAAGCGACAATGCAAGACCGACAACAACATATTCGGAATTTTTCAATCGTCGCCCATATTGATCACGGCAAATCGACGTTGGCGGATCGTATTCTGGAACTAACTGATACGATTTCCAAACGTGAGATGCAAGACCAAGTGTTGGACTCAATGGACTTGGAACGTGAACGTGGGATTACGATCAAATTGAATGCGGTAGAGTTACACTATCAAGCAAAGGATGGGGAGACTTATATCTTCCACTTGATCGATACACCTGGACATGTTGACTTCACGTATGAAGTCTCACGGAGCCTCGCAGCCTGTGAAGGGGCGGTTTTAGTCGTGGATGCGGCGCAAGGGGTCGAAGCCCAGACGCTAGCCAACGTGTATTTAGCCATTGATGATGACTTGGAAATTGTCCCGGTGATCAACAAGATTGACTTGCCATCGGCTGAACCTGAAAAGGTGCGCAAAGAAATTGAAGATGACATTGGGATTGATGCGGAAGATGCTGTTCTAGCTTCAGCGAAAGCCGGTATTGGTATCGAAGATCTGCTCGAGCAAATCGTGCATAAGATTCCGGCTCCTCAGGGGGATCTTGATGCGCCACTCAAGGCCCTAGTGTTTGATTCCGTCTATGATGATTATCGGGGCGTGGTGCTGAGTGTTCGGATTCATGAAGGCATCGTTCGTCCAGGAGATCGGATCCGGTTGATGAACAGTGGTAGTGAATATGAAGTGACGGAAGTCGGCGTTAATTCACCGAAACCGTTAGCACGGGATTATTTGATGGCGGGGGATGTTGGTTACATTACGGCTAGCATCAAGGATATTCAGGATACCCGAGTAGGTGATACGGTCACGAACGCGAAAAATCCGGCCGAAAAGCCATTGGCGGGTTACCGTGAAATGAATCCGATGGTCTACGCTGGGATTTATCCGACTGATAATGCCAAATTCACCGATTTACGGGAAGCGTTGGAAAAATTAAAATTGAACGATGCCGCATTGGAATTTGAAGCGGAATCATCACAAGCACTGGGCTTTGGGTTCCGGTGTGGATTCCTGGGACTGCTACACATGGACGTCATTCAGGAGCGCCTCGAACGGGAATTTAATCTTGAACTAATTACCACGGCGCCGTCCGTAACGTATCATGTGCGGATGACTGATGGCACGGAGAAAAAGGTGGAAAACCCGGCTGAAATGCCTGAGGCGTCTGCAATCAAGGAAATTCGTGAACCGTATGTGAAAGCTCAGATTATGGTGCCTAATGATTACGTTGGTGCGGTCATGGAATTAGCCCAGCGTAAACGGGGCGAGTTTGATACGATGGAGTACTTGGATAGTAATCGGGTCAACGTGGTTTATCACATTCCGTTGTCCGAAATCATTTTTGACTTCTTTGATAAATTAAAGTCGAACACGCGCGGCTATGCCTCGTTAGATTATGATTTAGACGGCTACCGTGCCAGTGATCTCGTTAAGATCGATATCTTATTAAACGGTGACCAAGTTGATGCTCTGAGCTTTATCGCACATCGCGACTTTGCACCTGCGCGTGGACGCGAGATTGCCGCCAAGCTCAAGACGATTATCCCCCGGCAAAACTTTGAAATTCCGGTACAGGCAACGATTGGTTCTAAAGTCATTGCTCGGACGAATATTAAAGCTTACCGTAAGGACGTGACGGCCCATCTGTACGGTGGTGACCGGACGCGGCGGATGAAGTTACTTGAAAAGCAAAAAGCTGGTAAGAAGCGTATGAAGGCTGTCGGTAAAGTCGAAATCCCGCAAGAAGCGTTCATGGCGGTTCTGAAAACTGACGAAGACGAAAAGCCGAACTGA
- a CDS encoding DNA-3-methyladenine glycosylase, with translation MIAIERFLSTRTTPEIAVSLLGKQLRLQTSSGVLTAWITETEAYLGARDAGAHAYQNHQTPRNRALWQSAGTIYIYQMRAWCLLNIVTQAAGTPECVLIRGIEPDAGLERMQQQRPVPIANLTNGPGKLMQALGLDKTLNGQTLQPATLSLDLSHYRQPEQVVATPRIGIVNKGEWTTAPLRYFVAGNPFVSKISRRTIDHEHHGWMTR, from the coding sequence ATGATAGCAATCGAACGATTTTTAAGCACACGTACGACACCTGAAATTGCGGTGAGCCTACTGGGTAAACAGTTGCGCTTACAGACATCTAGCGGTGTATTGACCGCCTGGATCACAGAAACAGAAGCGTATCTTGGTGCCCGTGATGCAGGAGCTCACGCGTATCAGAACCACCAAACGCCGCGCAATCGCGCACTCTGGCAATCAGCGGGAACAATTTATATTTATCAAATGAGGGCCTGGTGCTTACTGAATATTGTGACACAAGCTGCCGGTACGCCAGAATGTGTCTTGATTCGCGGAATTGAACCAGATGCGGGGCTTGAACGAATGCAACAGCAGCGGCCAGTGCCCATTGCGAACTTGACCAACGGACCGGGCAAGCTAATGCAGGCGCTTGGGTTAGATAAAACGTTAAATGGACAAACGCTGCAACCGGCGACCTTATCATTGGATTTGAGTCATTATCGCCAACCGGAACAAGTTGTGGCGACTCCGCGAATTGGAATTGTCAACAAGGGTGAATGGACAACGGCACCATTGCGGTACTTTGTGGCTGGCAATCCATTCGTATCCAAGATTTCTCGCCGGACCATCGATCATGAACATCATGGTTGGATGACCAGGTGA
- the dltC gene encoding D-alanine--poly(phosphoribitol) ligase subunit DltC: protein MTMDDTKATVLSILADLTGEDVSSNMDVNLFDEGILDSMGSVQLLLELQNQLGIEVPVSEFQRSEWDTPAKIVAKVENLQ from the coding sequence ATGACAATGGATGATACAAAAGCAACGGTTTTATCAATTTTAGCAGACTTAACGGGGGAAGATGTTTCCAGTAACATGGACGTTAACCTGTTTGATGAAGGAATCTTAGATTCAATGGGTTCCGTCCAACTTTTATTGGAACTTCAAAATCAATTAGGAATCGAAGTGCCGGTCTCTGAATTTCAACGGTCAGAATGGGATACACCGGCTAAGATTGTTGCAAAGGTTGAGAACTTGCAATGA
- the dltD gene encoding D-alanyl-lipoteichoic acid biosynthesis protein DltD: MNVAKRLFKIFGPIILAAVLLLAVLLSPFSFGLNHISKDTEKKAAVSLSANVLKGRLVKRQALDDGYVPFFGSSEWSRFDPMHPSVLATKYHRNYRPFLLGARGTQSLTQYFAMQSVKKQITNKKAVFVISPQWFVPQGTRKDAFSYYYSPLQTIDWLQDEQNTAMDRYAAQRLLQMPSGSSDRILEGALARVAAGFKPTSAQMTYINYKARVLGSEDEFFSRFGIAGKNLRTVNAQANKLPATYNFNQLNQLAGKIGAAQTDSNSLEISNQFWNTKLKRNYKRLKDSQRHLNYTKSPEFADFQLVLNQFAKTHTDVLFIIPPINQRWSAYTGLSMKMIAQFDKKIQYQLKSQGFNNVLDLTQDGGKDYFMTDTIHLGWRGWLAVDQKVDPFLTKKTKPVHYQINDDFYSKEWQLLKPSEIKDFE; encoded by the coding sequence ATGAACGTTGCCAAACGCCTTTTTAAGATTTTTGGGCCAATTATTTTGGCAGCCGTCTTATTATTGGCCGTACTGCTTTCACCGTTCTCATTTGGATTAAACCATATTTCTAAGGATACTGAGAAAAAAGCGGCCGTTTCCTTGTCAGCCAACGTATTAAAAGGTCGGTTAGTTAAACGACAGGCGCTGGATGATGGCTATGTCCCGTTCTTTGGTTCTTCAGAATGGTCACGATTTGATCCAATGCATCCGTCCGTACTGGCAACAAAATATCACCGCAATTACCGACCATTTCTACTCGGTGCGCGGGGGACCCAGTCGTTGACGCAGTATTTCGCGATGCAATCGGTGAAAAAGCAGATTACAAATAAGAAGGCCGTCTTTGTAATTTCGCCACAATGGTTTGTGCCACAAGGAACGCGGAAAGATGCGTTTTCGTACTATTACTCACCACTGCAGACCATTGATTGGTTACAGGATGAGCAGAATACGGCAATGGACCGGTATGCCGCTCAACGTTTGTTACAGATGCCATCGGGTTCTTCTGATCGCATTTTGGAAGGCGCCCTGGCACGTGTGGCAGCTGGGTTTAAACCAACGAGCGCACAAATGACGTATATTAACTATAAGGCACGTGTCCTTGGCAGTGAGGATGAGTTCTTCTCACGTTTTGGAATTGCGGGCAAAAATTTACGGACTGTCAATGCGCAAGCTAACAAGTTACCAGCGACATATAACTTTAATCAGTTAAACCAATTAGCCGGTAAAATCGGTGCGGCGCAAACGGACTCGAACAGTCTTGAAATCAGCAATCAATTTTGGAACACGAAGTTAAAACGTAATTACAAGCGACTCAAAGATTCACAGCGACACTTGAATTACACGAAGTCACCAGAATTTGCCGATTTTCAACTGGTTTTGAATCAGTTTGCAAAGACACACACCGATGTCTTGTTCATCATTCCACCAATCAATCAGCGCTGGTCTGCTTATACCGGACTGTCAATGAAGATGATTGCTCAGTTTGACAAGAAGATTCAGTACCAGTTGAAGAGTCAAGGGTTTAATAACGTCTTGGACCTGACCCAGGACGGTGGTAAGGACTACTTCATGACTGATACGATTCATCTTGGCTGGCGTGGTTGGTTAGCCGTGGATCAAAAGGTTGATCCATTCTTGACTAAGAAGACGAAGCCGGTTCATTATCAGATTAATGACGACTTCTATTCAAAAGAATGGCAATTACTCAAACCCAGTGAAATCAAGGATTTTGAATAA
- the prmA gene encoding 50S ribosomal protein L11 methyltransferase, protein MKWTEVTVSTSNEAVEAVANILMEAGASGVKIDDALDYQNLKPDRYGEIIDLATIPHVTSGAKISAYYPETVFVPEVIPTIKQRVSQLTDFGLNPAPNEVSMTALSDEDWATAWKKYYHPVRVTRYLTIVPSWEQYQPVQSGELVLRLDPGQAFGTGTHPTTKLCLQALETVINGGEHLIDVGTGSGVLSIAAKAMGVGAVEAYDLDDVAVASAQTNLDLNPVAKDVHVAANDLLAGIDTQADIIVANILAEIIIPLVPQARQNLKRGGYFITSGIIDDKFQVVMTTIKEAGFQITQHTQMGDWHGIVAYLPTAED, encoded by the coding sequence ATGAAATGGACTGAAGTAACGGTCAGTACTTCTAATGAAGCTGTCGAAGCGGTGGCAAACATTTTAATGGAAGCCGGGGCCAGTGGCGTCAAAATTGATGATGCCTTGGATTATCAGAATTTAAAGCCTGATCGGTATGGTGAGATCATCGATTTGGCGACGATTCCACACGTTACCAGTGGGGCGAAGATTTCTGCTTATTATCCTGAGACGGTGTTTGTACCGGAAGTCATTCCAACGATCAAGCAGCGGGTTAGTCAGCTGACTGATTTTGGGTTGAATCCAGCACCTAATGAAGTCAGTATGACGGCTTTATCGGATGAAGACTGGGCGACTGCCTGGAAAAAATACTATCACCCCGTCCGAGTTACGCGCTATTTGACGATTGTGCCAAGTTGGGAACAGTACCAACCAGTGCAATCAGGTGAGCTTGTGTTGCGACTAGATCCTGGTCAGGCTTTTGGTACCGGAACGCATCCGACAACCAAGCTCTGTTTGCAGGCGCTTGAAACTGTGATCAATGGTGGTGAACACTTGATCGATGTGGGTACTGGGTCCGGGGTATTGAGTATTGCGGCCAAAGCGATGGGCGTCGGTGCAGTAGAAGCTTACGATCTTGACGATGTCGCTGTGGCATCAGCTCAAACGAATTTGGACTTGAATCCAGTTGCCAAAGATGTTCACGTGGCTGCCAATGATTTATTAGCTGGGATTGACACGCAGGCTGATATTATCGTTGCCAACATTTTGGCTGAAATTATTATTCCGTTGGTACCACAAGCCCGTCAAAACTTAAAACGGGGCGGCTATTTCATTACCTCTGGCATCATCGATGATAAGTTCCAGGTCGTCATGACGACAATTAAGGAAGCGGGCTTCCAAATTACACAACATACGCAAATGGGTGACTGGCACGGTATCGTGGCTTATCTACCAACAGCTGAAGATTAG
- the dltB gene encoding D-alanyl-lipoteichoic acid biosynthesis protein DltB — translation MISFDPYGNPTYFVLLFIALLPLMIGLLYGRRSHWYESLISFIFLMLTFGGVKWRTGIALIIYLVYQITLVWLYSKYRQRPDSPNKGWVFVVSVILAIIPLAVVKITPAVAHGANSIIGFLGISYLTFKVVQMIMETRDGVIKEFHPVLFGQFLLFFPTISSGPIDRYRRFVKDYDSVPTREKYLGLVEKGVRYIFLGFLYKFILAYIFGTRMLPVVEHAALQAHGMSWALVGVMYVYSMDLFFDFAGYSLFAVGISYLMGVETPMNFNQPFKSKNIKDFWNRWHMTLSFWFRDFIYMRLVFFMMKHKVFKSRITTANVAYVINMLIMGFWHGETWYYIVYGLFHGLAMVVNDAWLRYKKKHQAQLPSNKFTEYFAIFLTFNVVCFSFLIFSGFLNTLFFGARP, via the coding sequence ATGATTTCTTTTGACCCATATGGTAACCCAACGTACTTTGTGCTGCTCTTTATCGCGTTGTTACCGTTAATGATTGGTCTGTTATATGGTCGGCGATCCCATTGGTATGAATCATTGATATCGTTTATCTTCTTAATGCTGACCTTTGGCGGTGTTAAGTGGCGCACTGGGATCGCGTTAATTATCTATTTGGTCTATCAGATCACACTAGTTTGGTTGTACTCAAAGTATCGACAACGACCAGATTCACCTAATAAGGGCTGGGTTTTCGTTGTCAGTGTGATTTTAGCGATTATTCCACTAGCTGTCGTTAAGATCACACCAGCCGTGGCACATGGTGCTAATTCAATTATTGGTTTCTTAGGAATTTCCTACCTGACTTTCAAAGTGGTCCAGATGATCATGGAGACCCGTGATGGGGTGATTAAAGAATTCCATCCGGTACTGTTTGGCCAGTTCTTGCTGTTTTTCCCAACGATCTCGTCTGGGCCGATTGACCGGTATCGGCGGTTCGTTAAGGATTACGATAGTGTCCCGACCCGTGAAAAGTATCTCGGGTTAGTTGAAAAAGGGGTCCGCTACATTTTCTTGGGATTCTTATATAAGTTCATTTTGGCTTATATCTTTGGTACGCGGATGCTACCTGTCGTTGAACACGCGGCCTTGCAAGCTCACGGCATGTCATGGGCGTTAGTCGGTGTGATGTACGTCTATAGTATGGATTTATTCTTTGATTTTGCGGGTTACAGTTTGTTTGCCGTCGGTATCAGTTACCTGATGGGTGTTGAAACTCCGATGAACTTCAATCAACCGTTTAAGTCAAAGAACATCAAAGACTTCTGGAATCGTTGGCACATGACGTTGTCCTTCTGGTTCCGTGATTTCATCTACATGCGGTTGGTATTCTTTATGATGAAACACAAGGTCTTTAAGAGCCGGATCACAACGGCCAACGTGGCATACGTTATTAATATGTTGATCATGGGGTTTTGGCACGGGGAAACATGGTATTACATCGTTTATGGGCTATTCCATGGTTTAGCAATGGTTGTCAACGATGCTTGGTTACGGTACAAGAAGAAACATCAAGCGCAGTTGCCGTCTAATAAATTTACGGAATACTTTGCGATTTTCCTAACGTTTAACGTCGTTTGTTTCAGTTTCTTGATCTTCTCAGGATTCTTGAACACGTTATTCTTTGGAGCCCGGCCATAA